CGGCATTCCGGGCATCCCCGGCACCTCACCGGGCATTCCGCCGGGCATCATTCCCGGCATCCCCATCCCGGGCATTCCACCGGGCATTCCACCGGGCATTCCTGGCATTCCCATGCCTGCCTCAGGGCCCATCATCCCCGGCATTCCCATTCCCGGCATTCCCATCCCCGGCATTCCCATCCCCGGCATGCCCATTCCCGGCATGCCCATTCCTGCCTCGGGGCCCATCATCCCCGGCATTCCCATTCCTGGCATTCCCATCCCCGGCATCCCCATGCCCTGCATCTGGGCCTGCTGGACCTGTTCGCCGACGATGTTCTTGTGAGCGACCACGGCCTTCCCGGGAGCGGCCTCGATCTTGCCGGGCTCGCCGAGGGTCAAAGGCGTTTCATCATTAGTGTTGCCCATTGTCGGAAAGATGCGCGGCTTGCCACTGGGTGCGACGCGGGAAGACGTGACTGGTTTCTTCCACTCGAGACCGACCTCTTCCAGCAGGCCTTCCCCGATGTAGGCTCGCACGGGCACCGCGCCTTCCTTGAGCACATAGTGGACCTGGGGGTTTACATCAGGACCTGCAAGGTCCTTCTGGGGGATCTCGTAGTAGACCACGCCGACGACGCTCTTGCCCGCCGCGAGTTCGCTGGCCCGCACGAACAGAGAGCGCTTGCCGGCCCATGCGGTGATGGGGGACGCGGCGAGGCCCTTCTTGTCGTTGGTGGAGAGCATGAGGCGCACTGTTTCGGCATTGACGGGGATCGCGGCATCCTCGCGATTCGTCAATTTGACCACGTAGGCCCGGGCCTCCACAGTTTCCTCACGGCTCAGCTTCAGGACTTGGTCCAGGAGATTGCCGCCCGCCGGCGATGCGGACAGCCCGAGGTCGATCATCCGATCCTGCAGGCCAGGGTGGTTGATGTCCAACGGGTCGTTGGCGTCCGCCGGGAAGAACTGGACCCCGACCTTCGGGGGTTCAGGCTTGTTCTCTTCCTTCTTTTCCGCGTCCTGGCCGGCTGCAATGCCGAGGCAGAAGGCGGTCAACAGAACAAGAAGCACGGACCTCATAGCAGGGCCTCCCGAAGCAGCCGCTCAGGGGCTGGGTTCGCCAATGAATCATGTTGAAAGAATAGCAGTAATCGCATCAACTGTCCAGCAGCGGCGGAGCTCGGCACCCATGTTTCCCTTCCCAGATACAGTCAGTATGCTCCCCGGCCGCCGAGCACCGCAGGGACCGTTTTCAGCAGAATGGTCAGATCGAGCCAGATCGACCAGTTTCGGATGTAGTAGAAGTCGACTTCGATATTATCCCGCAAGGGCACGTCCTTGCGGCCGAGTATTTGCCACAATCCAGTCAGGCCGGGCTTCACATCGAGCCGGCGGCGCTGCCAGGGCTCGTATTCCGCGACGATCTGGGGCATTTCGGGCCTGGGGCCGACCAGGCTCATCTCCCCGCGCAGAACGTTGAACAACTGCGGCAGTTCATCGATGCTGAACCGCCGCAGCCAGCGTCCCACCGGGCCGACACGGGGGTCATCTGCGCTGTCAGGCGCCTCCGCGTACGGGTCGGCGTCGCATTTCATAGTGCGCAGCTTGTATATCGTGAACGGTCGCCCCCGGTAGCCCACGCGCTGCTGGCGGAAAATCACGCTGCCGCCTGTCTCCCAGTGCACAGCGACAGCCGCCAGCAGCATGACGGGTGAAAGCACAACCAGCAGGATGGCCCCCGCGAACACATCCATTCCGCGCTTGATGGCGCACTGCCAGGCCGGGAAGCTTGGCTGCGGCAGCTCGATCACCGGCAGGTCCGCCAGGCCGGAGATCTCGGTATGCCGGGTGAGCACATGCAGGGGGCCTGCCACCAGGTGGAAGACCACCCGCAGGCCCTCGCAGCTCTGCACCGCGCTCATCAGCAGGCCCGGATCGATATCCGGCCGCGCAACCAACACCTCATCGACATCGTTCTCGCGCACGATCCGGGCAAGATCGTCAATGCAGCCCAGGACTGGATAGCCCTCCACCTCCGGCGGTGGATCGGCCACAGCGACGAACCCCACCAGTTCGTATCCCAGGAGATGGTATTCCCGGATACGTCTTGCCACCAGGGCGCCAAGGTCGCCGCAACCCAACACGATGGCGCGTGCGCGCGTCTCTTCGCGCGAGCCCACGGCTTCGGCGTAAGCCCGCAGGAGCGCGCGTGACACCAGGTTCAGCGTCAGGCCCACTGTCCAGAAGATCAGCAGCGTAGCCCGCGAGTAGTCCTTGTGGCTCAGGAATGAGGCCGCCGCCACCAGCAGAACGGCGGTGCTGACGGCCCGGAACACCGCGGTCACCTCGCTGAAAGGCGAGACGAACCGGCGCACCTCGTACAGTCCGAAGCTGTTGAAGGCAATGAACCACAGGCCGGCGATCACAGGCAATGCCGAAACATACATCCACACGTCGTGCCGGATCGGCGCCAGCACGGACGTGGGGACGATAGACCTGATCTCGTAGGCCAGTATCACCGAAAGGCAGCACACGAGCACGTCGCTACCCAGGAGCAGCAGGCGAAAGCGATGATCAAAGGCCATTCGCGGCGACGGCTGGAAGTCCAACATGCATCACGCAACCCGGTTGCGCGGCCGCTTGTCGGAAGACATTGCGCTGCCGGATCAGATCTCCGAGAGCAGCTTGTCGCACGCCTT
The sequence above is drawn from the Armatimonadota bacterium genome and encodes:
- a CDS encoding sugar transferase, coding for MLDFQPSPRMAFDHRFRLLLLGSDVLVCCLSVILAYEIRSIVPTSVLAPIRHDVWMYVSALPVIAGLWFIAFNSFGLYEVRRFVSPFSEVTAVFRAVSTAVLLVAAASFLSHKDYSRATLLIFWTVGLTLNLVSRALLRAYAEAVGSREETRARAIVLGCGDLGALVARRIREYHLLGYELVGFVAVADPPPEVEGYPVLGCIDDLARIVRENDVDEVLVARPDIDPGLLMSAVQSCEGLRVVFHLVAGPLHVLTRHTEISGLADLPVIELPQPSFPAWQCAIKRGMDVFAGAILLVVLSPVMLLAAVAVHWETGGSVIFRQQRVGYRGRPFTIYKLRTMKCDADPYAEAPDSADDPRVGPVGRWLRRFSIDELPQLFNVLRGEMSLVGPRPEMPQIVAEYEPWQRRRLDVKPGLTGLWQILGRKDVPLRDNIEVDFYYIRNWSIWLDLTILLKTVPAVLGGRGAY